CATGACCGTCGGGATCATCTCTTTTATTGTACCGTCCTTGTAATGTTCTGCGTTCGTAACCCCGACCATCAGTGTGTACTAAATTAGCATTATATATGCCCCGTGAGTTCCCTGATTGTTGTTTTCATTGCTACGCCTTCATTGGAGAACCTGTTTGAGGCGTTAGTAGGGACAGCAGGTCTCTGATTCGAGAGCCGGTGCCCCAGAAAGATGCAAGAAACAGGCCCATGATGGCCATGGCAACAACTGAACATGCTGGAGGAACGGCCTGGCTGCTCCCAAGGAACTGGCTTGCAAGGAGCCCTGCCAAAGTGGAACTCTGCATTCCTGTGCACAAGGAAAGTGTCCTActaacttcttcttcttgcctGTGGTGACAACAATAACATTATATATACGGGAACATGAGGATATAAAAATGCTCCTGACTTCGGCTTTAAAATTTCTTAGAACCAAGTGAGCTTAATGACTCTCCTAGAAACTATCAACAGACAAGTTTTCATAGATACTTGCTATTTGAGACCGGGGATGCAATGATCAAACATGTAAGTTATTAGCAAGATCATCAAGGGTGAAAGATAAACACCTATGGAAGATCCACTGAAACATGAAGAATCAAAGTGAAAAACAAGGGCAACGGCAACAAAGGTTGCTAATTCTCATATTATACCGACGGCTCACAGTTCTTCCTCACAGTGGACAAGACATGACTTCCAAGCATGAACTTTAACATTCTATGACAAAGGAACATTTACCTCAAACCTGGAGTTTTGGATACCCAGTATCCAAGTGTAAAGGCCACAGCGTGAAATGCTATGACTGGAAATATCAACCGGAAACCCTCTACAGATAGAATTTGACTCCGGTTAATTGCAAGAGGACTACCAATGCACAATGAAGTGCAAATCATAGCAACAACTGGCATCACTGGTTGAAGGAAATTGACAACTGGTTTTGCGTAAGTATTGAGCACAAGACCAATTGTGACCGGAACAAGAACCACCTAACATGTAAAATAACAATGTCAATGAAATGTACATTAAGCATCAATAATAGAAGCAGAGCTAAATCACCTGTATCACTAAACTCCCAGTTACCTGCAATATTGACTTTGACATGGCAACAGCATCAACCGGAACAACAGAACCGATTAAAAGGCCAGTTAGTAAAGGCGTTAAGATCATGGAAGCAATGGTGGTGGTGCTGGTGAGGAGAATGCTCAAGGCCACATCTCCTTTGCTCAAGAAACTAGCATAGCTAGACAGCTGAGCCCCTGCAACACAAGCGGTGAGAACAAAGCCAGCGTAGAACACCCTCGGCACGCCAAATGCGTTTGCAATTAGTACCCCAAGTAGCGGTTTCAGCACATACTGCGCGATAAACCCAACAGAGAGTGGTAAAGGTCTGCAACAGATGAGAAGTAAAGAGTATTGGAAGCACACTCAAAACCTCACTGACAGATTAGGATAAATAAATGACAGTAAGAAGAATATATACACAATGCTGAACAAAATATTACCTTTTGAATGCAAGAGCAAAATCATCAACCGAAAGTTTGATTCCAATTGACAGCATGATCCCACCAAGAGCAGGGGCATATAAATCCTTGGATACCCTGTATTAATTTTGAGTTAATACATTGCTAaactaaattaacaaaaaattagtcTCTCATGTGCCTATAATCAAACACATGCAAGCAGTCCCAGCTCATGAGCTTTAAAATTTTCCTAAACCAAAATCTCTGAAGTTAAGAGTTGACTAAAATGATCCAGGATTAAAGATTACGACTTTAGCCTNNNNNNNNNNNNNNNNNNNNNNNNNNNNNNNNNNNNNNNNNNNNNNNNNNNNNNNNNNNNNNNNNNNNNNNNNNNNNNNNNNNNNNNNNNNNNNNNNNNNNNNNNNNNNNNNNNNNNNNNNNNNNNNNNNNNNNNNNNNNNNNNNNNNNNNNNNNNNNNNNNNNNNNNNNNNNNNNNNNNNNNNNNNNNNNNNNNNNNNNTTTGCAAAGAGTTTTGAGGCTGCGGTGGCGGGTGTGAGAGAAAGGAAGGGTCTTGAGGTTATTGGATAGGAGATGGGAGTGGTGGACATGGCAATGGGTCGGCGGTGAAAGGGGGTTTCTCCGCCGGATAACAGCTGTTTCCGGCGAGGAATTGGGTGGTGTTGGGAAGAGATGAAGTGATAGACTGAATGGATTTTCTTTCTATAAAATTCGATTGGAAAAACAGAGAGAAGAAAGGTGGGAGTGTTTTGCTGCGTCAGACAGAGTTGCTAGTTTTGTATGGGTCTCTGAAAGTGGGTTGCTGTTTTGGATCGCAGAAATGGACGGTCCCGATGGGATAACGTGGCGGGTCCAAAAGATgggaaatttgatttaatttttgcaGAAATAccctttggttttgttgtaATTATAAAGACTGTCTGCGATCTTTCTACATTTTCCGGTAGGGGACCAGCGTTCTATTGTTTTATGAGTTTTAACATGCGTCTCTTTCAATTCCAACTATAACTACACCATGATTACaatcaaacaaaagaaaaaggataacAATGTTGAATATGACTGCACTAACATGATTCGATGCTATAGAATACTGCACTAACATGATTAGATGCTATAGAATACTGCTTTAAGGGGTGAGTGGTCAAAAGAACTTGTTATATATGTTCAAATCAATTAATGTAAAATGTAGAAGCACCAAAGTGTTCAAGAATTTCTCATTTTCGGTGCAGGATGAAGTTTGCATGTCACTTTGGCTGGTTGCTTTTGACTACTACCTTGCATAAGTTTCTTTCAAATATTTTGTCAAGCATCTCGATAATAGTGatatttagagaaaatatttgagAAATCTTGAATAAAGGTAACTGGATACACTGACTCGAATGTGAATCTATcagtaaataaaaatttaatacatACATGCATGATTTGGGAATGGTTAGGTTTTCATTAAGGATAATGTTCAGGGGACCacaattttaaatcaaatttgcaaaccaaataatgtgtcacaaTAAGAAACAAGTACGttaatcgacacttaattaataatccaattatttaCAACCACATCTGCAactttggttttaaaaattgggtaatgctagggagactaaatttatgaATGCGCACATTTATAAACACTTAAGTagtaatccaattatcaacttctacataattttgtttgcaaattttgtttatCAATTTAGTATTCCTAGCTTCCatataatttagtttgcaaattttatttacaaatttaatcttcctagcattaccctttcatTAAATCAAATACATTTATTAGAAATTTACATGACATAATGTTATTGTAATTAGTTCTTGAATTGCAAGTTAACAAACAATACGTGATTAGTGTAAAGTTGTAAACCTATCAATATATTGGATAGGACTTGaaacctttttgtttttgttacgTTGGCAATTGGTACAGGGGAAGTTTTGGAAATCATGAAACTATATAGAAAGATTTGTAACAAACCAAAAAAGCAAGCACTAGTGCTGAAACAAAAGCACACACCAAGAGCCAAGAGTGGCATCTGAAATTGGACAAAGAAGCATGCAAATCCGACAACGGTCTTCTGAAATCTCACTGCAATCAAGGGCTTGCATCGCAACTAACTCTACATAACATGGCCACGTTCGGTTTCGTTTTCCTAAGAATTTCAGGTTTGGAAAGCTGCGTGATTGTTCCttctaaaactcaaaattgtaACGTGACCAAActtaattaaataatacaagATGGGCTACAGAGAaggattgaaattaaatgaactAAAAAATGTAAGTTGTTTTACTCTCAAAATCAGGCTACATCCACTGTGTTGCTCTCAATATATAGATTTCAGACTAAATAGCGCTCGACTAATACATTCATTTTATTCTCTATGATTCGTCCGACCCCCACAATGGAGGTCTCTACCCCTTTATATAGGGCTTTCCCCCTTGAGACCTCTCAAAACAGCACTTAATGTGCCAACTATTTGTCCTAGCTTACTAACAACTTTTCACATACTTGGCCTGACCTTTGTTGGCAAAGTGACATTCTAGCAGTCAGTTGGCAAGTCTTTTAAGGCCCATGTGGCCTGAGCGTCATACTCGAACCTCAGTTACTCCGCCTTGCCTTGCTGAGCACTGCCCCGATTGCCTTTATGTCCCATATTAGGCCTCTGTTGTTGCCTGCATGTCATTGAATAGTCCAATTAAGTAGCACTCGAGTACTTCTATTCTTGGAGACTTGTGTCATAAAGTTGTCAGCATATCCACATGCTCTTTTCGATAGGTAGTCCTTTTATCTTGGTTGACCGATGCCCCTAGGGTTGGCCCTCTCTGAACTCTTGGGGCCTTCGGCTTCCTGACTTTTCCTCGGGCTCGTGTCCTTGGGTAGGCCTAAATCGGCCCAACGTTAACAAAATGCTACTTCGTCGGCCCACTAGTCACACTCACCACCATTAGAGACCAAAATTTCACTCCCAGAGAATAAATTACATGTATTGCCATGATGTGGCAGTTCACAGTTGGTcttcttttttaaattctttaaattgTGAAGTTTTACTTTATTGTCATATCATATGATTTACCAAATCCGGTTTAAAAGTATGTTCTTCCTAGCATTTCCTATTATTAATCGCTATAAGATTAGAATCACGGGCGTAAAAAGGCACATACTATGTACTCCTTTACTCAAGGAAAACTCTCGTTTAATGGAGATGTGTCTCTATCTTCCCCGCTCGTCGTAGAATCTCTTCATTCTTCAATGTGACGAAAGAGAACGAAAGAGAAATAATACACTCCATCATAGTTAGGGATCTTATTCTGACTTTGAATTCTAAAATAACTCCTTCTCGTCCTTTTTCAAGTCCAAAATAATTTTAGACCTACTATGAATATGATGAACCaaataaaagttgaaaaaaaaaaataacaagaaaTATCTTGCAATCATGCAACTAGACAGAATCGGGCCAAACTCAAAATAATCTTTTCAAGTGACATAAATTTTAATCAAAGATATGACATAGTGTCTTTGGTGAGTTGGTTTGGGTAGTTGTAACTTCAAACTCAAGATCAACTGAGTTTTTTATGTGAAAAAGGTCATTGGTCTCTAACgttaaagatggagaagaaaTGGAGTTAATACATTGAAGAATGTTTTTTTGGTCACTACAAAAGAGTATGACTCACTAGGGTTGGGTACAATTTAGTTCGGTccgattttaaatttcaaatcacAAGTCAAACCACACATTGCAGtttatccaaatttcaaatcatAATCAAACCATAATAGCTCAAAAACGATGTAATCTCCCCAATATTACAGCGTATTTGGTTCGATTTGCGATTTAACATGCACAAAATATATGTAACAATGGTACCATGAAAATGAATGCAGATACAAACCGCAAGTCAAACCACATAATGGGTTGGGAAGTTGGGACATAATAAACATATGTAACAATGGCACCATGGAAATGAATGCAGATACAAACCGCTAACATGTGCGGATGTCTTTTTGCGTGCCCCAGAATGCTTAATAATTCCAATTTCGAAGCAATCATCttatttctttccctttcttttttacAGCAAAGGTGGAATACTCTCATCAAAGCGATAATTCTAGAACAAAAATAATTAGGGATAAGTACGAATAACTATCACCAATTTATTAGAGTGATTTCAAATTAGTCTTATTTTTCTAAAACATTCTAAATAACAACCGACGTTAAGTCAAAACTTTACTAACATTAACTGATGACGTTATAGTATTAAATGACAAGTTGGACAAATATTAAAGTAGGTTTTCACTAATCGATGTCTTTGGTGCTCTAGTCCCCCAAATCGACCCCTTTTAGAGAAGTTAAACTATAAATTTCCTTAGTTAAATTGCGTTGATTAAGCATCATAGATGACTTGAGAGTTAAAACATGCTTTCGTATTTGTCCACCTCAGAACTTAATGCTAGTGAACCTAACAaatgtcaaattttcaaaattttaggtAGTTATTTGgagtaacaaaaataaaatatgcgGCCactactacagtctagtggtattcacttgtaagtgagatgtcttacatttgattctcgtcaaaggaaaatttgaaccacattattgctagctcattgtgaggtttagccaCTCCCCacccctttagtgtaaataatatcctttgttaaaaaaatatatagaaaaaaaaagggtaaaaaaaaaactgtgttGTACTTGTACTTAGACAGTGCTAAGAAGTGTGTGGTGAAAAACCACATTCTCAGCATTTCAGAATAACTTTGTAAAGTTTTTGCTAAACATCGATAGAGGAGTATTTTATTTTCAgaattttaagccattttaaAAGCAAGTTTAAGTTCAATGTAAGGTTAAACTCACTCTCCTCCCctcagtgtagataatatcatttgttaaaataaataaataaataaataaaagtctAAACCGGCATtatgttttctttaatttatggGCCATACTAAGATGGAGCGGATAAGCAGTAAATTCAGAACTTCTAATTTGATGTTGCTTTTGGGCCTTGAGTTGGGTGGTGATGGGGCAAGGCTAGACATGTCGATGGCTCAAATTTT
This genomic stretch from Pyrus communis chromosome 2, drPyrComm1.1, whole genome shotgun sequence harbors:
- the LOC137726300 gene encoding probable sodium/metabolite cotransporter BASS3, chloroplastic (The sequence of the model RefSeq protein was modified relative to this genomic sequence to represent the inferred CDS: added 315 bases not found in genome assembly); the protein is MSTTPISYPITSRPFLSLTPATAASKLFANPNYHTQSSLFSSSSSSSSHFPKRVFGNGVSLSIRACSTSPFVGRVGSQRREGNASMLSFGINPSAQISKGASDGSSSQVLSAMLPFVVAATAIAALAQPSTFTWVSKDLYAPALGGIMLSIGIKLSVDDFALAFKRPLPLSVGFIAQYVLKPLLGVLIANAFGVPRVFYAGFVLTACVAGAQLSSYASFLSKGDVALSILLTSTTTIASMILTPLLTGLLIGSVVPVDAVAMSKSILQVVLVPVTIGLVLNTYAKPVVNFLQPVMPVVAMICTSLCIGSPLAINRSQILSVEGFRLIFPVIAFHAVAFTLGYWVSKTPGLRQEEEVSRTLSLCTGMQSSTLAGLLASQFLGSSQAVPPACSVVAMAIMGLFLASFWGTGSRIRDLLSLLTPQTGSPMKA